One region of Gammaproteobacteria bacterium CG11_big_fil_rev_8_21_14_0_20_46_22 genomic DNA includes:
- a CDS encoding glycerol-3-phosphate dehydrogenase, whose product MQKITVIGAGSWGCSLAMHLAREHAGIHLWDIDTSLLENMQKTRENTRYLPGLSLPEALIIEADLSAALKQTDLVLIVVPSHVFAKALASIKPHIASHTPVIWASKGIAPDSLKLLHEVAHELLGARAMAALSGPSFAREVAEGLPTILDMASNGTALSETLHSLFDHGKLRLHDNPDFISVQLGGAMKNVVAIAVGMADGLGMGTNAKCALMTIGLQDEMRMAKALGADSGQDLMSFSGVGDLILTCTDNQSRNRRFGKLLGEGQTQADALAEINQTVEGLDNCPLMLKLAEKHGVELKVTHGLQRVLSGESAPDQAIQAMLGFI is encoded by the coding sequence ATGCAAAAAATCACAGTGATAGGCGCAGGCTCTTGGGGTTGTTCATTGGCCATGCACTTAGCACGCGAGCACGCAGGCATTCATCTTTGGGATATCGACACCTCGCTTTTAGAAAACATGCAAAAAACCCGTGAAAACACGCGTTATTTGCCAGGCCTTAGCCTGCCCGAAGCCTTGATTATCGAAGCGGACTTAAGTGCCGCACTTAAGCAAACGGACTTGGTGCTTATTGTGGTGCCTAGTCATGTGTTTGCTAAAGCGCTCGCATCAATCAAGCCGCACATTGCATCGCACACACCCGTGATCTGGGCGAGCAAAGGCATAGCGCCTGATAGCCTTAAGTTGCTACATGAAGTTGCGCACGAACTGCTGGGCGCGCGAGCGATGGCAGCCCTTTCGGGCCCCTCTTTTGCGCGAGAGGTCGCCGAAGGTTTGCCCACGATTCTAGACATGGCTTCAAACGGTACAGCGCTGAGTGAAACATTACACAGCCTATTCGATCACGGCAAGCTACGCCTACACGACAACCCCGATTTCATCAGTGTGCAATTAGGCGGCGCCATGAAAAACGTGGTGGCCATTGCCGTGGGCATGGCAGATGGCTTAGGCATGGGCACGAATGCGAAATGCGCACTCATGACCATCGGCCTGCAAGATGAAATGCGCATGGCTAAAGCACTAGGTGCAGACTCTGGCCAGGATTTAATGAGCTTTTCGGGTGTGGGCGATCTCATCCTCACCTGCACGGATAATCAATCACGTAATCGCCGGTTTGGTAAATTACTCGGTGAAGGTCAAACGCAAGCAGATGCCTTGGCCGAAATCAATCAAACCGTGGAAGGCTTGGACAATTGCCCATTGATGCTAAAACTCGCCGAAAAACACGGCGTAGAGCTTAAAGTGACACACGGTTTGCAACGTGTTTTATCGGGCGAATCGGCCCCAGATCAAGCGATACAAGCAATGCTCGGTTTTATTTAA
- a CDS encoding multidrug efflux protein gives MAFTDPFIRRPVLAAVISLLIFIFGLFAVHELPLQEFPQMDNTLITVTTTYSGASASLVQGFVTNPLETSIATADGIDYMTATSTKGSSTIDVYVKLNFDPNVAFTNVMSKVQQVEGQLPSAAEQPVIDKKTGNTFAIQYLSFTDKHLSSEQITDYVTRVVQPQLESASGVAQAQILGGKVFAMRIWLDTKRLSALNLTPADIQNALLANNYQSAAGNTKGQYVAYDLNANTDLENVHAFRNIVVAHQGDSVVRLGEVAKVQLGAQSYDSSVTLNGKPAVFVGIYPTPSANPLSVISNVDKLLPAVKKQLPPGFDMVNVYDQSGYIGSSIREVIETILEAAMIVIIVIFAFLGSFRSVLIPVVTIPLSLVGVCTFLLALGYSLNLLTFLAMVLAIGLVVDDAIVVIENVYRHVEDGLPPFKAAIVGAREIGPAVVSMTITLAAVYAPIGFMGGLTGALFKEFAFTLAGTVILSGIIALTLSPMMCSKFLDSSINDSKIVKFIDRFFDRLKNRYQALVTSSLNYRPVTALFAIVVLTSCVFLYALTKKELAPAEDQGLILVSATTPVYSNFDYMSYFSKELEKQMAKTPEKANYFTINGAMGANSIFAAITLKPWDQRSVKEQQLIPLVQKNVAKVPGLQTVAFGLPPLPGNSGGMPIQFVVTNISGDYLSLWKLSDDILMKALNSGMFAYLDNSLQFNKKEYNIQIDREKAESMGIQMQDIANSLSTAMSGAYINYFSMANRSYEVIPQIKRPLRYNPDDINHIYIKTGSGELVPLSTVVKITSQVQPNSRTEFQQQASATIEGVASPSVTMGTALDFLKKTADETLPKGYSYNYEGQSRQYETEGSALIFIFFFAIVVIYLILAALFESFRDPFIVLIAVPMSICGALIPLNLGLATINIYTQIGLITLIGLISKHGILMVDFANKLQETEGLNKFDAIVKSASIRLRPILMTTFAMVFGVIPLVLSTGAGAASRNNMGLVIFFGMLIGTLFTLFVVPTMYTFFAKKHEKLPDIED, from the coding sequence TCAAGCACCATTGATGTGTACGTGAAACTGAACTTTGACCCCAACGTGGCCTTTACGAACGTAATGAGCAAAGTACAACAAGTCGAAGGCCAGCTACCGAGTGCTGCCGAACAACCTGTGATCGACAAAAAAACCGGCAACACTTTTGCGATTCAATACTTAAGTTTTACCGATAAACACTTAAGCTCTGAGCAAATCACCGACTATGTCACTCGAGTGGTTCAACCACAATTAGAGAGCGCCTCAGGTGTTGCGCAAGCCCAGATTCTCGGCGGTAAAGTTTTTGCCATGCGTATTTGGCTTGACACGAAGCGCTTATCGGCACTCAATCTAACCCCTGCCGATATTCAAAACGCCCTGCTTGCGAACAACTACCAATCGGCTGCGGGTAACACCAAAGGTCAGTACGTCGCCTACGATTTGAACGCCAACACCGACCTTGAAAACGTTCATGCGTTTAGAAACATTGTTGTTGCACATCAAGGTGACAGCGTGGTGCGATTAGGGGAAGTGGCCAAAGTGCAGCTCGGCGCACAAAGTTACGACTCTTCGGTCACCTTAAACGGCAAGCCTGCTGTGTTTGTGGGCATCTACCCCACACCGTCAGCCAACCCTTTATCTGTAATCAGTAATGTCGATAAATTATTACCGGCCGTTAAAAAACAGTTGCCGCCTGGCTTTGATATGGTCAACGTGTACGACCAATCAGGTTATATTGGTTCGTCTATCCGTGAAGTGATTGAAACCATTTTGGAAGCGGCCATGATTGTGATCATCGTAATTTTTGCTTTCTTAGGCTCTTTTCGGTCCGTGCTCATTCCGGTCGTTACCATTCCATTATCATTGGTCGGTGTTTGCACCTTCCTACTGGCACTTGGTTACTCGCTTAACCTTCTCACTTTCTTGGCAATGGTGCTCGCGATCGGACTGGTGGTCGACGATGCCATTGTGGTGATTGAAAACGTGTATCGCCACGTGGAGGATGGCTTGCCGCCATTTAAAGCCGCAATTGTCGGTGCGCGTGAAATTGGCCCGGCGGTGGTTTCTATGACGATCACATTGGCGGCTGTGTACGCGCCTATTGGTTTCATGGGGGGCTTAACTGGCGCGCTCTTCAAAGAGTTTGCGTTTACACTCGCCGGTACCGTGATTTTGTCGGGCATCATCGCGCTCACACTCTCACCCATGATGTGCTCGAAGTTTTTAGACAGCAGCATCAACGATTCCAAAATTGTAAAGTTCATTGACCGCTTTTTTGATCGCTTAAAAAACCGCTATCAAGCCTTAGTGACAAGCTCACTAAACTACCGACCAGTCACAGCACTGTTTGCCATAGTTGTGCTCACCAGCTGCGTGTTCTTATACGCGCTCACGAAAAAAGAATTAGCCCCTGCAGAAGATCAGGGATTGATTTTGGTCTCCGCCACCACACCAGTGTACTCAAACTTTGATTACATGAGCTACTTCTCGAAAGAGCTCGAAAAGCAAATGGCGAAAACACCTGAAAAAGCCAACTATTTCACGATTAACGGGGCGATGGGTGCAAACTCGATTTTTGCAGCGATTACCTTAAAACCCTGGGATCAGCGCAGCGTCAAAGAACAACAACTGATTCCGTTGGTGCAAAAAAATGTGGCCAAAGTGCCTGGCCTTCAAACGGTTGCATTTGGTTTACCCCCATTACCGGGCAATAGCGGTGGCATGCCGATTCAGTTTGTGGTGACCAACATTAGTGGCGACTACTTAAGCCTTTGGAAGCTTAGCGACGACATTCTAATGAAAGCGCTTAACAGCGGTATGTTCGCGTACCTGGATAACTCGCTGCAATTCAACAAAAAAGAATACAATATTCAAATTGATCGTGAAAAAGCGGAATCCATGGGCATACAAATGCAAGATATCGCCAATAGTTTATCGACGGCCATGAGTGGTGCTTACATTAACTACTTCAGCATGGCCAATCGTAGCTATGAAGTGATTCCACAAATCAAGCGACCGTTGCGTTACAACCCGGATGACATCAACCACATTTATATAAAAACCGGCTCAGGCGAATTAGTGCCTTTATCAACAGTGGTAAAAATCACCAGTCAAGTTCAACCGAACAGTCGAACGGAGTTTCAACAACAAGCCTCAGCGACGATTGAGGGCGTGGCCTCACCGTCTGTGACCATGGGCACTGCGCTGGACTTCTTAAAGAAAACAGCTGACGAAACTTTGCCTAAAGGCTATAGCTACAATTACGAAGGCCAATCGCGCCAATATGAAACCGAAGGTAGTGCGCTGATCTTCATTTTCTTCTTTGCGATTGTGGTGATCTACTTAATCTTGGCAGCTCTGTTCGAAAGCTTCCGTGATCCGTTTATCGTGTTAATTGCCGTACCGATGTCGATTTGCGGCGCCTTGATACCGCTAAACCTCGGCTTAGCCACGATTAACATCTATACACAGATTGGTTTAATTACCTTGATTGGTTTAATCAGTAAGCACGGTATCTTGATGGTGGATTTCGCCAATAAACTCCAAGAAACCGAAGGGCTTAATAAGTTCGACGCCATTGTGAAATCGGCCAGCATTCGTCTGCGCCCTATTTTGATGACCACCTTTGCGATGGTCTTTGGTGTGATACCACTGGTGCTCAGCACCGGCGCGGGTGCTGCCTCACGAAATAATATGGGCTTGGTGATTTTCTTTGGTATGTTAATCGGTACTTTGTTTACCTTGTTCGTGGTGCCAACCATGTACACCTTCTTTGCGAAGAAGCACGAGAAATTGCCCGACATTGAGGATTAA
- a CDS encoding 6,7-dimethyl-8-ribityllumazine synthase, which produces MQVIKVTRVEKAPVAIVVSRFNSPITDELLKGAVDRLRELGLGTEDITVLYVPGCVEIPLAAKKLAQTKHYAAVIALGAVIRGETSHYDYVCEQVSAGCQEVMLETGLPVIFGVLTTENKKQAEERVGGSHGHKGRDAADCAMEMISVMHAVK; this is translated from the coding sequence ATGCAAGTCATCAAAGTCACCCGTGTAGAGAAGGCGCCTGTGGCCATTGTCGTTAGCCGTTTTAATTCACCGATTACCGATGAGCTATTAAAAGGCGCGGTGGATCGCTTGCGTGAGTTGGGCTTGGGCACTGAAGACATTACGGTATTGTATGTGCCGGGTTGCGTGGAGATTCCGCTGGCGGCCAAAAAACTCGCTCAAACTAAGCATTATGCGGCTGTCATTGCTTTGGGTGCCGTGATTCGTGGTGAAACCAGTCATTATGATTACGTGTGCGAGCAAGTCTCGGCCGGTTGCCAAGAAGTTATGTTGGAAACAGGCCTACCGGTCATTTTTGGTGTACTGACTACGGAAAACAAAAAACAAGCCGAAGAGCGCGTGGGCGGCAGTCACGGTCATAAAGGGCGTGATGCAGCTGATTGCGCGATGGAAATGATTTCAGTGATGCACGCGGTTAAATAA